AGTATGTTACTGAGCGAGCTGAACCAAAAGATGGCGCGGCAAATCGAATGGCGCCGTTTTTCAGCAGACTTGATCCGTGAGTTGCGTAAGCTGGCCAAAGGAGACGGACAAGGCGATCTCTTTGCCGTTAATTTATGGGGATATCATCTCACCATCAGTACCCTTGAAGTGCAGGGCAAAGTGGATTATCAAATGGATATTCGCTCGGATGTCGATGAGGTGATCCGTTATTCGCGCGCGAAAACAACCAACCAAGGAAAGCGCAATATGGCGCCAACCTTACCCAATCCACTTCGCAACGAGATCCTTTCATCTCGCGAACTGGATCAGCTTGCCGAAATTATCGATGGTGAGTTTGAACCCATTGTACGCACGGGGCCTCGCCCTGGCGGTCGTTTAGGTCGTCGCGTGAAATTACGTAAGCATGTGGTTGAGATTAATGCGGATGAAATTACCATAGTGCTTACCAAATATACCTCGGAAGAGGCGATGCAACGCAGTATTCGCGCGCTTTCTGCCATTAGTGGGCATAGCGTCAATGCGATTAGCGAAGAGTGCCACGCATTGATGGAAAAACTAGAATGGCTCAAAGTTGGTGATGAAGTAGTGAGCTACGACACCCTCAGTCGTACCGTTGAGCTATACAACCAACAGCCGCACGATCGCCATCTATCTATTGAATCGTTAATCTCTGGTTTAGCTGTGCGCCGTAAGATCTGCCAGTCGATCCACCAAGGGGATCTCAATGGTCAAGTGATGAAAGCACTTGATGATATGAGTGCAGGTCAATAATCACTAATTGCAAAGGAGTGCAGCGTGCGATTTCGTCCCTATTCATGGTTTATTCTAAGTGTTATTGCGCTGTTTTCCACGCAAGCGACAGCACGCGAACACGTAGGGCTAGTGCTGAGTGGCGGCGGTGCCAAAGGCGCAGCCCACATTGGGGTATATGAAGTTTTAGAAGCGAACCGAATACCTGTTGATGTTGTCACCGGGACCTCTATGGGCGCTTATGTCGGCGGCATGATCGCCTTGGGCTATAGTGCAGAAGAGATCAAAGCACGTACATTTGCCATTGATTGGAACCGCGGTTATTCCGATCGCCCTTCACGAGAAGAACTCACCCTGCGTGATAAGCGCAGCCATGATGAATATCAAATCCAAACCGATATCGGCTTGTCTCCCAATGGCACCATGCGCGATCGCCCTGGTGCTGTGCTCGGCCAAACCATGGCAGTGTTGCTGCGTCAGGCTGTGGGGCTACAGCCTGCGGTGGTGAACTTTGATCAATTGGCCATTCCATATCGCGCAGTTGCAACCAATATTGAAACCGTTGAGCCGGTGATTTTAGATGGCGGCGATCTGGCGATCGCGATGCAAGCGTCGATGTCTGTACCGGGGGCGCTTAAGCCTGTGGTATGGCATGGGCAACGTTTGGTTGATGGCGGCATCGTCAACAATATGCCCGTGGATATAGCCAAAGAGCTGGGCGCAGATATCATTATCGCAGTGGATCTTCGAGACAGCTTACTTGGCTATGGCGAACTAAACTCTGCGATTAATGTGGTCACTCAGCTCACCACACATATGACCAATTCTGGTACTGATGTGCAGCGTCGTCTGTTAAAGCATGGGCATGATGTGTATTTAACGCCTGACGTGGATAACATCACGGCGCCTGAATTTAATAAGATGCAAACGGCTTATGAATCAGGGAAAAAAGCCGCCCAAGCCATGTTGCCAGCACTGCTTGCTTATCAGCTAAGCGAGCAAGATTACGCTGTATATCGTCAGCAGCTTAAAGCCAAACATCTGGCTTTGCTCACCCAGCAATCTTTGCATATCACCACAGTTAAATTTGATAACCAAACCAAACAAAGTGATGAAGCTTTGGTCCAGCTCTTTGGTTTTGATCAACAGCTGCCGCAAACCCAAGCAGAGATCGAAAAGCGGATTCGCAGCGTCTATGCGCTCAATGATTACGAAACGATCCGCTATCAAATTCGAAACGATGATCAAGGGAATAATCATCTTGAGGTGCAAGTGGTTGAGAAAAGTTGGGGGCCGGGTTATCTCAACTTTCGTTTGGCTTTTGAAGATGATTTTGATCAGCGCTCCAATCATGCCATTGGTGCTGAGTATGTGCTGCATGATATTACTCGCTATGGCGGCCAATGGTCAGTCGAGGCTTCCTTAGGGAGCTGGAAAAGTGTGGCCACCGATTTTTATTTGCCCTTTGATTATCAGCGTGAGTTTTATGCCGGTGTCGGCGCGTCGTTTCGTAATGAAAACCGCCAGTTCTATTTACCGCCGGATGAGCTGCTCGAGTTTCTCAATATCGATTACTCGCAAGCGCGCGCGTACAGCGAGCTGGGTTGGAATTGGCATCGCTCTGGCAGCATCGCCGTGGGCATTGAAGCGCTTGGCGGGCGAATTGATGTCGATGCGCTGAATCAAAGCCAAGATTACGATACCCATGGCGCTTACGTCACTTTCCGTTTTGATGATTTGGATAATGTCTTTTTCCCGTCAAAGGGGAGCGCCATCGATTTGACCTATGGTCATAGCCGTACGCACGCTGAAGCGCTGTCACAAAGTCAGCGAGAAAGCGTGGATTATTATCAAGTGGATCTGACACAGCCGCTCACCTATGAGCGGCATACCTTGCTGCTGAAAGGATCCTTTGGCGGCTCAGATTCAGCTGAGTTATTTCCCATCTATGTGCAAGATCTCGGCGGATTTTTAAACCTATCTGGATTTAACCGCTATGAGTTGAGCGGTCGCTATAAAGCATTTGTCAGCGCGAGTTATCGCTATCGCTGGTTTGACAACGATTTCGGTATGTTCTCATCGCCGGTTTATGTTGGCGCATCCATTGAGAAGGGCAATGTTTGGGCTGATGATAGTGACATTTCGTGGAGCAGCGCCCTTGCTGCTGGCAGTGTTTATGTTGGGATTGATACCTTCCTCGGGCCTGCTTATCTCGCCTTTGGTTATAACGAGCAAGAACGCAGCAGCCTCTATCTTCTGTTTGGTAACACCTTTTAGCTGAGTCGTCTGCGCCATCGCTTTTGATTTTATGCCACTTGCGGCCATACTTTTGAAAAGCGATGGAAAAGGGATGTTCATGAAAGGCGTGATTTTTACGGAATTTCTTGCGCTTGTGGAAGCGCAATTTGGCCTTGCGATCTGCGATCGTATGTTGGCGCAAGCCGATAGCGATGGGATCTACACCGCGGTGGGTAGCTATGATCATCGTGAATTGGTCAAGATGGTGGTGATTTTAGGCCGGATCACCGATACCCCAATTGAAGCGCTACAGCAGTTCTACGGCAAAGTGCTGTTTCAACAGTTAATCAAAAATTATCCCGAAATGGCTGGGGTCGCCAGCGACTGTTTTCAGTTTATTCAGCAGGTGGAAGCCACCATTCACCTTGAGGTGATGAAGCTATACCCAGATGCGCAGCCGCCGCGATTTACCTTTGATCATATTTCTGAGCAATCGATGATTTTGCGTTATCACTCTTCGCGCTGTTTGGGCCATGTCTGTTATGGCTTGATTGAGGGCTGCGCGGAACATTTTGATGAGCGCGTCTCCATTGTCATGACGCCAGTGACCTCGGATCTGAGTGAAGTGCGCTTTGAACTGACCAAAGTTGAGCATGCGCTGTGAGCGATAGCGAGCAAATTGCGCTGCTTGAGCGGGCGCTTGCGCGGCAAAAAGCATCGAGAATTCAAGCTGAGACCTTGCTTGAGCAAAAAAGTCGCGATCTTTTTGAGGCCAATAAAAAACTGGAAGCCTTGGCTGAGCAGCTGCGCTATCGCGTGGAAGAAGATGCAGCCGTACTGGCATTAAAAGCCAATATGGAAAGTTTGTTGCTACGCCAAGGTCAGCTGTTTATTCAGCAAGAGCTCAGTTGCCAGCATTTGCATCAATCCATGGAGCGTTTGGCGAAAAGTTTGCAGTTATCGGCCTGTTTATTGGTGCTAGAGGAGCCCTTAGGCCCCTATGCTGGCTACTATCAAAGTGGTCATATTCCACTTCATTGGCCATCACCGCCGCCATCCTTAAGCCAAGATCTCTGGCAACCCGAGCGCTCACTTTTTTGGCTACCGCTCTATTTTGATGAACAGCAAGTAGGCTGTTTGTGCGCCCGTATTGATGGCCCGCCAGATTGGATCAAAACCATTCGTCTGCAATTGTCGCTTTTTCGCGATATGGTCAACGGCGCATTGAGTCGCCAGCTGACATTGCAAAATGCGCAGCAAGCTAAGTTACGTGCAGAAGCCTCTGAGCGCTCCACGCGCGAATTTTTGGCGATGATCAACCATGAGCTGAGAAGTCCATTAAACGGCCTTCTTGGCGCCGCTGAGTTGCTCTATGACACGACATTAACCTCACACCAAACCAAACTATTGTCGACATGCCGTCAAGCGGGTGAATTGCTGCGCTCTGTGATTAATGATCTGCTCGATTACAGCAAAATGAATGCCGGTATGATGGAGCTTGTAGCGCGCTCATTTTCGATTCATCAGATGCTCGATAGTGTGAAGGCTATGTTTCAGCTTCGCGCCGATGAAAAGCAGCTTGAACTGTCGCTTTGTAGCCATGATCCCATGCCCGAAATGCTGATTGGCGATAGCGATCGAATCTTGCAAATTATGGTCAACTTAGTGGGCAATGCTTTGAAATTTACGGAGCAAGGCCGCGTACAGGTTGATTGCTATTGGAAAGACGGCCTCACATTTCAGGTAAAAGATACGGGCGCGGGGATTGCACTGAGTGAGCAGCACAAGTTGTTTCAGCCGTTTCAGCAGGTGGATAGCTCAACCACGCGGCAGCATGAAGGCACGGGCTTGGGCTTGGCAATTTGCCACCAGCTGAGCCAATTGATGGGCGGACAAATCACCTTGCAAAGCGAGCTGGGGCTAGGCGCTTGTTTTACTGTGCATTTACCCCTGCAAGCAGCGTGCAGCACTGGCTCTTTAGATGTGCATCAAGGCCGTTTAGATGACACTGAAACATCATTTGCCGAGCGTCATATTTTAGTGGTGGAAGATCTCACCACCAACCAATTGATCATCGATATGATGCTCAAAAAGATCAATGTGCCCCATGCAATCGCCAGCAATGGTGTGCAAGCTTTAGAAAAGCTCGATGCTGAGTCATTTGATTTGGTGCTGATGGATTGTCGTATGCCCGTGATGGACGGCTATGAAGCGACGCGTCAACTGCGTCAAAAGGGGATGATGCTGCCAGTACTCGCTTTAACTGCAGGAACCACCAAAGAGGAGCGGCAAGCCTGTTTTGATGCTGGCATGGACGATATTCTCACCAAACCCTACCAATTAGAGGAGCTTAAACGCATGCTCTGCCACTACTTAGGCTCTCCTGCCAAGCGCTGACGATATTGCTCTGGTGTACAGCCCGCTAAGCGTTTAAACATTTGAATAAATGGCGTTGATTGGTGGTATCCCAGCGTGAGTGCGATCTCTTTTACGGATTGGCCGCGGCGCAGCAGTTGTAGCGCATACAAAAATTTTCGTCGCTGACGCCATTGGACAAAGCTCAAGCCCAAGGATTGTTGAAAATGACGGGCCAGCGTACGCTCTGTGGTGTGCACGCGTTTTGCCCAGGTCGCGAGGCTGTCTGGGTGGGTCGGATCGCGTTCAATGGCGCGCAGAATGGGCGTGAGCAACTTATCATCGGACATGGGTAAGTATTGCGAAATGGACTCCGCTTCCATGAGCTGATCAAGCAGCACTGCGATTAAGCGCTCGGTTTGTGGATCTTGCGCATGGGTGATTTGTGATTCACGAAGATGGGCGATGATCGCTTCAGCAATGGCACTTAAGCTGAGTAAACAGGTGTCACTTGGCATTTGTAATGCCAAGGGCAGCGCAATATTGACTGAACAATATTGAATGGTGCGGCGAATATAGCTCTCATGGGGTACATTGGGGGGGACCCAGATGGCATATTGCGGCGGCGAGAGAAAACGTTTCCCCTGAGATTTGAGCTCAAGCACGCCACCGCGGATCAGCTGTAGCTGTCCCCACGGATGATGATGCGCCTGTGTGTAGGTATTAGGCTTAATTATTTCATAGTTAAAGAAGATCTCAGCATCTTCTCTGGATTTTGGATAGTTCAACTTGTCCGATCCCTAACAGGGGTTGTCCGATTAGCGATATATGTTGCAAAACATAGCTGTCAGACTAGATCAGGTCAACCGCAATGAGTCTGTTATGAATTTTCTTCTTCCCTTAATCACAGTGAGCCTTTGGGCTGGCAATGGTATTGTCAATAAACTAGCTGCGCCCATTATTGCGCCTGGCGCGATTGCATTTTATCGCTGGTTTGTCGCACTTGTGATTTTGTTGCCATTTTGCGCCTATGGTGTTTATCGTCAATGGGCGGTGATCAAACAATGGCTACCGAAATTGTTTTGCCTATCACTACTGGGTATGGTGTTTAACCAATCCTTTGGCTATTGGGCGGGGCATTACACATCGGCGACCAATATGGCGCTAATCACATCCATGGTGCCGCTTTTTAGCTTGTTTTTTAGTGTGTTTTTACTCAATCAAGCGATCACCATGCCTGCGCTACTTGGCACCCTCTGTTCGCTTTTTGGCGTCGGGGTGATGGTCAGTCAAGGCAACTGGAGTAATTTAATGGCGCAAGGGATGAATGTTGGCGATGGGTTGATGATCCTCGCGTCCCTTAGTTATGGCCTTTACTGCGTTCTTTTACGCCGCTGGCAAATGCCTTTTGGCAATTGGATGATGGTGTTTTTACAAGGGACTGCGGCGGTGGTGATGCTCTCACCTTTGTGGTGGCTAAGCGACGATACCATTCCATCACAACAAGCGATGCCACTGATTGCTTATGCGGCCATTGCTGCATCTGTGATTGCGCCATGGTGCTGGATGAAAGCGATCAATCAAGTGGGGGTGACCCAAGCTGCCATGTATA
The nucleotide sequence above comes from Vibrio stylophorae. Encoded proteins:
- a CDS encoding patatin-like phospholipase family protein — its product is MRFRPYSWFILSVIALFSTQATAREHVGLVLSGGGAKGAAHIGVYEVLEANRIPVDVVTGTSMGAYVGGMIALGYSAEEIKARTFAIDWNRGYSDRPSREELTLRDKRSHDEYQIQTDIGLSPNGTMRDRPGAVLGQTMAVLLRQAVGLQPAVVNFDQLAIPYRAVATNIETVEPVILDGGDLAIAMQASMSVPGALKPVVWHGQRLVDGGIVNNMPVDIAKELGADIIIAVDLRDSLLGYGELNSAINVVTQLTTHMTNSGTDVQRRLLKHGHDVYLTPDVDNITAPEFNKMQTAYESGKKAAQAMLPALLAYQLSEQDYAVYRQQLKAKHLALLTQQSLHITTVKFDNQTKQSDEALVQLFGFDQQLPQTQAEIEKRIRSVYALNDYETIRYQIRNDDQGNNHLEVQVVEKSWGPGYLNFRLAFEDDFDQRSNHAIGAEYVLHDITRYGGQWSVEASLGSWKSVATDFYLPFDYQREFYAGVGASFRNENRQFYLPPDELLEFLNIDYSQARAYSELGWNWHRSGSIAVGIEALGGRIDVDALNQSQDYDTHGAYVTFRFDDLDNVFFPSKGSAIDLTYGHSRTHAEALSQSQRESVDYYQVDLTQPLTYERHTLLLKGSFGGSDSAELFPIYVQDLGGFLNLSGFNRYELSGRYKAFVSASYRYRWFDNDFGMFSSPVYVGASIEKGNVWADDSDISWSSALAAGSVYVGIDTFLGPAYLAFGYNEQERSSLYLLFGNTF
- a CDS encoding heme NO-binding domain-containing protein; translation: MKGVIFTEFLALVEAQFGLAICDRMLAQADSDGIYTAVGSYDHRELVKMVVILGRITDTPIEALQQFYGKVLFQQLIKNYPEMAGVASDCFQFIQQVEATIHLEVMKLYPDAQPPRFTFDHISEQSMILRYHSSRCLGHVCYGLIEGCAEHFDERVSIVMTPVTSDLSEVRFELTKVEHAL
- a CDS encoding ATP-binding protein, which produces MSDSEQIALLERALARQKASRIQAETLLEQKSRDLFEANKKLEALAEQLRYRVEEDAAVLALKANMESLLLRQGQLFIQQELSCQHLHQSMERLAKSLQLSACLLVLEEPLGPYAGYYQSGHIPLHWPSPPPSLSQDLWQPERSLFWLPLYFDEQQVGCLCARIDGPPDWIKTIRLQLSLFRDMVNGALSRQLTLQNAQQAKLRAEASERSTREFLAMINHELRSPLNGLLGAAELLYDTTLTSHQTKLLSTCRQAGELLRSVINDLLDYSKMNAGMMELVARSFSIHQMLDSVKAMFQLRADEKQLELSLCSHDPMPEMLIGDSDRILQIMVNLVGNALKFTEQGRVQVDCYWKDGLTFQVKDTGAGIALSEQHKLFQPFQQVDSSTTRQHEGTGLGLAICHQLSQLMGGQITLQSELGLGACFTVHLPLQAACSTGSLDVHQGRLDDTETSFAERHILVVEDLTTNQLIIDMMLKKINVPHAIASNGVQALEKLDAESFDLVLMDCRMPVMDGYEATRQLRQKGMMLPVLALTAGTTKEERQACFDAGMDDILTKPYQLEELKRMLCHYLGSPAKR
- a CDS encoding AraC family transcriptional regulator encodes the protein MNYPKSREDAEIFFNYEIIKPNTYTQAHHHPWGQLQLIRGGVLELKSQGKRFLSPPQYAIWVPPNVPHESYIRRTIQYCSVNIALPLALQMPSDTCLLSLSAIAEAIIAHLRESQITHAQDPQTERLIAVLLDQLMEAESISQYLPMSDDKLLTPILRAIERDPTHPDSLATWAKRVHTTERTLARHFQQSLGLSFVQWRQRRKFLYALQLLRRGQSVKEIALTLGYHQSTPFIQMFKRLAGCTPEQYRQRLAGEPK
- a CDS encoding DMT family transporter; this translates as MNFLLPLITVSLWAGNGIVNKLAAPIIAPGAIAFYRWFVALVILLPFCAYGVYRQWAVIKQWLPKLFCLSLLGMVFNQSFGYWAGHYTSATNMALITSMVPLFSLFFSVFLLNQAITMPALLGTLCSLFGVGVMVSQGNWSNLMAQGMNVGDGLMILASLSYGLYCVLLRRWQMPFGNWMMVFLQGTAAVVMLSPLWWLSDDTIPSQQAMPLIAYAAIAASVIAPWCWMKAINQVGVTQAAMYMNLMPIITAVLAAYTLNEELQRYHYVGGLLVIGGVLMLQQQERLMRRMARIWLAGKTKMGQEAEPPHEPQQAPVMADASVDKQAAMPTAKTV